CCGGCCGACGACATCGCTTTCGTGGCGGTAGCCCATCGCATCCAGGAAGTTGCGGTTGGCACGCAGGATGCGGCCCTGGAGGTCGAATTCGATCACGGCCTGCGCGCGCCCGACCGCGGCCAGCTGGCTTTGCGATTCCGCGTCGCGCAGCACCTGCCCGGAGATGTCCATGGCGTACTTGACGACCCGCACCACCTTGCCTGCGCCATCGAGCACGGGGCTGTAGTTGGCCTGCAACCAGACCTCGCCGCCGTTGCCGGCGATGCGCCTGCAGCGCCCGACGAAGGGCTCGCCGCGCCGCAGCCGGTTCCAGAACTGTGCGTAGTCGCCGGAATGCCGCTCGGCCGGGTCGACGAACATGCTGTGGTGCCGGCCCTTGATTGCGTCGAGCGAATAGCCCATCAGCGCCAGGAAGGGCTCATTGGCGAACACCACGTCACCCTGCGGCGTGAACTCGATCACGGCCTGGTTGCGGTAGAGCGACTGGAGCTGGCGCCGTGCGGAAACACGCCGGCCCGAAAGGAACGAAACCAGGGAGCGGAAGGAAGTCATGGTCGATCTGAGTACGATTTGATTAATCTACTCATCGACGGTTGGCCTGGGTGTAGGAAACGAGCGCAAAGGCTCGCGCCGCCCCCACGGCGGGCGCTCCTCGGGCCTAGCTCTGCGCCTGCTTCGACGCCACGAAGCATCCATGGTCGCGCGCCCAGAGCAGCGCTTCGCCCCGGCTGTGGACATCCAGCTTGGCGTAGATGGTCGCGACGTGATTGCGCACGGTGCTCAGCGCCACGCCGAGTTCTTTCGCGATCTCCTTGTCCGAATGCCCCCGGCACAGCGAATCGAAGACGTCGCGTTCACGCTTCGTGAGATCCCCGAGTTCTGCAGAGTTGCCGGCGCGCTTCACATTCGCCAGCTTCTCGATGAGCGATCGGCTGAACCAGGAGGCGTCCTGCATCACCGTCTCGATGGCGCTGACCAGTTCGAGTTCGGAGCGCTTGCGATCGGTGATGTCCAGCCACGCGAGAAGCACGCAATCCTGGCCGTTGATGGTGACCGTCTCGGCCGACACCAGCGCGTCGATCGCATCGCCCTCCTTGCGGCCGATCCTGAAATCGGCGTTCCTCACGCTGCCGCCCGGGGCGAGCCGCTGCGCGATCTTCGATGGGACTTCGCCCGGCCAGACCCCGGCCTCCTCGCCGGCCCGTCCCACGACGTCCTCGCTCGCGTAGCCTGTGGCGGCGCTGAACGCCTCGTTGATGTCCAGGAAGACCAGGTCCTCCGCCCTGAGCACCGCGCTGGGCACGGGCAGCATGCGAAACGCCTTCTGGAACCGTTCCTCGCTCTGGCGCAGGGTGCTCTCGGCCTTGCGCCGCGGTTCCAGGTCCATGAAGGTGAAGAGCATGCAGGCCTCTTCACCGATGTCGATCGGCTGGCCCGCCACCACCACCGGCTTGTGGCCGCCATCGGGCAGCCGAAGCTCGGCCTCCATCTGCGGGATGGTGCCGCCTTCACCGAGCCGCTCCACTGCCAGGTCGCGCCTGTCGGCGTTCTCGAAAACATCGAGCTGGTACACCGAGCGCCCGATGACCTGCTCGCGCACGTAGCCGGTCATCTCCAGGAAGCCCTGGTTGACCTTGATGTAGCGCTGGTCGCTCAGCCGGCAGATCACGGCCGGCGCCGGGTTGGCATTGAAGGTCTTCTCGAAGCGGTTCTCGGCGCTGGCCCACTCGCTGGCGTCGTGCAGGATCAGCGCCAGGCAGTCGGGCTCGCCGTCGCTGTTGGTCAGGACCAGGCTGCGCACGCGGTGCACCCAGTTGACGTTGTCGTCGTGCGCCGGAAACACCTCCACGATCACGTCGCTGAAGCATTCGCCGGCGATCACCCGCTCGATGGGGTACTGGCCTTCCTGCAGCGGATGGTTGTTGCGATATCGCAGGCGAAACCGCTCGCGGTACTGCGTGACGTCGGCGCCCAGTTCGGCCACCTTGTCCACGCCGTGCATCTTCAGGGCGGCCTCGTTGGCCCAGACGATGCGCTGATCGGGCTCGATCAGCATCACACCCTCGGTGAGCCCGGTGATGATCTGCTGGAGCTGGCGCCTGTCGGTCTGGGTCTGTAGAACGCGATCGTTCATGGTGTAGGTCTTGATCGGCGGAAGTCCCGCATGCGCGCCATTACAACCCGGCTCGCGATGCGGGAGCTTGCGTTGCCTCGTGCGTCAGTCGCGCACGCTGCGCCGGCCCAGGAAGCCCGCGCCGCCCGACACCAGGACACCCAGCAACAGCGCGATCACGCCGGCCCAGGCCGCATGGCTCACGCCCTTG
Above is a window of Variovorax sp. PMC12 DNA encoding:
- a CDS encoding helix-turn-helix transcriptional regulator, with amino-acid sequence MNDRVLQTQTDRRQLQQIITGLTEGVMLIEPDQRIVWANEAALKMHGVDKVAELGADVTQYRERFRLRYRNNHPLQEGQYPIERVIAGECFSDVIVEVFPAHDDNVNWVHRVRSLVLTNSDGEPDCLALILHDASEWASAENRFEKTFNANPAPAVICRLSDQRYIKVNQGFLEMTGYVREQVIGRSVYQLDVFENADRRDLAVERLGEGGTIPQMEAELRLPDGGHKPVVVAGQPIDIGEEACMLFTFMDLEPRRKAESTLRQSEERFQKAFRMLPVPSAVLRAEDLVFLDINEAFSAATGYASEDVVGRAGEEAGVWPGEVPSKIAQRLAPGGSVRNADFRIGRKEGDAIDALVSAETVTINGQDCVLLAWLDITDRKRSELELVSAIETVMQDASWFSRSLIEKLANVKRAGNSAELGDLTKRERDVFDSLCRGHSDKEIAKELGVALSTVRNHVATIYAKLDVHSRGEALLWARDHGCFVASKQAQS